TCCAGAAAAACGCTGAGAGCGAAATACCTTGCGAATAGAGGATTGTGCCTTTGTCAGTGTTGTAAAAACAGAGACGTGTTTACTTAGTTCTTTTATGAACTTGTCTCCAAATAACATGCCTTGAGCTTCTGGACCAAGTTCTTTGGTGCCTAGTTCGGCAAGTTTAGCATCAATTTTATAAAGGACGGCTATCCGCCGCTCTGTTGATATTGCCACATTGGCGTTGCCTAAAAGGCATAAGgccctttgtgcccactctcgcaccatatgtgcgtcaaatgtgccacctgataaagcctcgtctgcaataatgaagatttgtgtgagcgggcccgccacatccatcaacttgtcttgagcagttttaagaccctgttctagacctttacgggggtctttccctgacttggttagaaaggtcacaaggaaggggtcgaattctggtgtattggccaccttgtctgggatggtggggcgtgggcattcagcccTTAATTTGGCTCTTACCTCTTTTTCTAAAGGCCGACGGAGCCACATTCTACAGTATTTGGCAATGTGGTCTGGGGGTGTCCATTCGGCCGATCTAGGGTGCTTAATGCACCTGGGGTCAAATAGAGGGCGTCCAGAGGTGTCAAATAAGGTATCTATGGGGTCAGACTCCGATTGGAGTTCCTCTAGAGGTATGAGGGGTTCATTAATTGCAGAATCGGATGGATAAAGGTCTCGGAATGTCTTATGAGGCGGAGCCTCAGTATCAGAGTGTTCTGCGTAGTATTCGTCTAATACTTGGAGGTTAAAATCAGAGGTAGAACCCTCAAATGCGTCAAATTTATCATGTTTGGGTTTTGAATAGGGCACTCTAGGGTGTTTAGCGGGCGCTTTGCCCTTACCGGCGGTGGCGCTATCGCCCTTCCAAGGGCGTTTGCGAGGGGCTCCTTCATGTTCCGAAGTGTGAGAATCTTCGGAATCTGAGAGTTGGGTAATGGCCGCCGTAGGGGCTGGTATTGTCTGCTCGCTGAAAGCCGCTAAAGCTTTAGGAATGGATTCAGTGATGGCATTGAATAGCCAAGCCTTAAGTTCGGCAGAAACTGCTGGTTCTGGCACATCAGACATAATGTCAATAACAGTGGGGTCACCACAAagagaataatataatatacaatatatatatatagtttaaaattattatttttttttttttaatttttattatttttaattatttttaattttggtatgcagacaaactaattacaatgaggcggtggacttatacagaaaagtaatttttgtaacagtggggttcatccacaatacatcaatggggttcacccagagaggaaggacaatgaaatgtccaaaatcaaataacaggtatgtgcctgtgtcatcaaatagggattaccctgtatagaggcagaaaaaagggggtcacccttgaaggaaggctagagggggtcaccctctgaatAAAGGCTTGAGGGGTTCACCCTCAGTATCAAGCAAGGAtttttttaagttgaaaaaacctgtcaagaaattttgagtatgtatccttaatgatttaaaataaaaaggtctgGGGCTTTAAGGGATAAAAAGTACTTACCGAATAGCTGGGTCGTTGTTCTGCAGTGGGAGCTGAAATGCGAGTGAACCGCCGCGCATAAAATTtccgcaagatggcgctgagaggAAGCCCGGGAAAAGGTAAATAGAAATGGCCGCGGAAAGAAAAGGGCGGGAAACGTCTCTATGGAGACGCAAGGCAACACACGAAGTGTGTGAGGGAAAAAAACTGAGCGGAGCGGACCGGCAAAATGCCGGGCGCTGCGGGGAAAGTGTGTCAGTTAAACAGAGAGTATAAGAATACaagtatggtagaaaaaataAGAGAGGCAATAGTGTTTATAGGTTGACTGGGGAGTCAGCCCATGTCACCTAAGCAGTGTGTAAAAGCACAGAAAGGCTGAGAAAATACTAGAATaggtaaatgaataaatatatataatattaaagcaatatactcatatatatatatatatataaaaatcgagcataaataggagtataattagaatagactcacctgggaggctaagcagcaaagaaagaggaattgggaggagcctgatgacagtttatattgctgtgatgcactctgattggttaaacttttttacactgctgttaactgtttctttgctgctgggagtttcagtaaagaaagataagcaaatatgaagcctcctgtcttgccataaaattcaaaTCTACACACTTAGACTTTCTAAAGACCCAGGATGCTTTGAAATAAAGCAGTTGCATATCAAATGAATAAATTTTTGCACACAAGTTccattttattttgatttgtttggGTGAGGGCATTACTTACAGTAGCAATTTGGAATATTCCGTTCTTCTCATTTTGGGTCATGTTGGCAAGCTTCGACACCCACCCAAACTGCTGATTAAGACGTTCCAGCAGACCAGTTGTATTGAGCATCTTGTCCCGGAATTCCTGAAGCTGATCATCGTATTGTTTGGTGAATTTTTCTGCTAGGCGCACAGAGTCCATGAATGTGTCCTTTAAATGTTGTTGTACTGGATCTATTCCGGAGCAGTCTGAACACAacatcaacaacaacaacaacaatgagTGTGATGTAATAGCAGGTATGGGGTACATGACATGTTGTCCTATATTGGGACCGTAGATAATCAAAAACAACAATTCTACACTGAAAAACCACAAGTCTATTGTAAATCATGCTCATTACAGAAAGAACTAAtcaataaataaagaaagaaaggcgGACAGAATTTAAAATATCACACAATGGCATTGTGTGTGATGAAAGACACCCCATGCAGTAACGCAAATACTTGATACTAAAGCAGAAAATgtatttagaattatttattgCATATTACATATGTAGATATATTTAGAAACAGATCCAGCATTTAACTAATTGAGTGAGGCTAATGCAGAGTGTATATTCCGATACACAATAATGTCAGAAAGATAGAATTGGAGCTTCATAAATCCCATCACGGTGATACTCTAGGCATGAACTCCAACATGGCATCCATGCCAAGAGTATACCCGTGATGGAATTTATACCTATACCAACAGCACAACACAGCTTCAGCCTCCCCTCCTTCTACCGTCTTATCTCTCAATGCTGTGAATTATGCTGATGTTAGCATTCAGACTTCTATCAATATTTATAACCACTTAGTGCACCCCGCTGAACCGTTCCTCGTTTTTACCGATTGCCAGAATCTCCTTGCATTTTTCACATTTCTCTTGCAGCTTAAGACAGCCTGCTGAGTTGCGTCTTAGTTCACGACAAACCATCTTGCCATCAGTAGCATTTCCTGAGAAGTAAAAAACAACTCGGTGAGTTAATGGACATTTTGTAATGAAATTATCTGGGCTGgcaaaaggaacactctaaatattatatatttattttttttagttacatGTGTCTCTTACTAGTTTTAGGTTTAGGGCCTCttctttctcaaaaaaaaaaaaaaaaaattaaaaaggttaaaaaaacaaaaacaaaaaaaacattagtaCTCTACTGTACTCTACCACCAGCTAGATCCTCAATTTGCCCTCAGTGAGATCATCATACTTAATGATCTCTGGTCCAATCAGATGCCTCTCATAGAAGCACTGTGGTCTATGGCACAATATTACTTTCCaccaatccaatacttctcacagagaaacagttaatccaatgcttctctgtggcATTCACCATCATAATGCTTTATGTGAAGACACCAACACTTAGGACCCTCAAAAAAACAttgaggaagtgcctctagtctaAGGTGTGTTTTTAGACACAtgccaatcagatttctccttgtatCAACAACCTGTTCAAATGCATAtcgattatatccctgaatatcctgtttatgcaaaaaagcaTCAAAgcatcttaaaaatatatatctgtagaatctgataacacaacctctataggcagataattccacgtctttattgttcttactgtaaagatcTATTTTCTCTGCtgtcttccagtctcaatgggtgacctcttgtctgttgtatatttctgctaatgaacaggttagcacatagcggtttgtactggccctgtatatatttgtatagtgctgccATATCCTCCCTGAGGTgccttttttaaagaaaacacatgCGTTTTTTATAGCAGTTCTGTATAACTAATGTTTTCTATCCCCTTTAGTAAATTTGTAGctctttttctagttctgcaatatccagTATTGGTTGTTTCTATATTAAAACAAACTATGAGTTGTTGATTGAGATACCATGAAATGACCACACATGTCCTCCTCATAATATCTTCATGTTGAAAAAAATGGCATTGCTGACAATTCGAGTAAAAGTGATAACAAATAACTTCTGCATAACCCATTGTCCCCTTCTCATTCATTGATTCAttccaatgtccagattttgttcTAAATCTGTAGGCAAACAATGCAGCTTTATTACACGTTGAGGAACAAAGATGAAGGAACTGAAGGGGTATCTGGAAATTCTCAGAAAGTGACAGATGAAGCCTTTAGTCACTGTCTATGCATGGTGACATCCCTTGGGTTTTCTGATAAAAGATTTGAAGTGTGTTAATCATGCAGTCAAAATACAATGACACCAATGTTTATTTGTCAGTGGTTCCCAATTCATTATTCCCATGGAACCATTGGTGCACCAGCATCCTGGAAACACAAAAATGATTGTGCACAGTAGCACAAACCGCTTAATAACACTTCTCTATCTTAGAAAAATAAGTGGTTCACTACTTGAGTACAAAGGATTCTGTTTTGCTCTCAGCTCTTGCTAAGCAAGAAAAGCGCCAGTGATTTTTGGGTCAGTATTGGAGCAAAATGCACTGTtgtaattaaaacaattaaaaaaataattttgaattaagtttgacaaaaagaaaaaaaaaaacccaagtaAATTAGCAAAAGTGTAAAGTgtgatatacaaatattttcagcAGCACATTTTTAACTAGCAGAGACTCACTCAAAATAATAACAACCAAGCTATTCTCAGATGCCATAGTGAGCACTGATCTAAAGGGCagaacaataaaactaataattcCCCTCCTATATGAAGCCCGATTGGGTACCATACTGATTGAAGCAGCAAAAATGGCCAAGCCTGAAAGAAGGAGAGGTTTCCTACATGTGATCGTCCTGTATCAGTACTCACAACCAACTGAGTGAGTCTGAAATGGCCGACAGCTGGTGGGAATAAGATTGGGGTCTTGCGATCTCTCCTGTTACCGACTTCCGGGAACAGTGGGAGGTGGTGACCATCTTGGATATGGCGAAATCACAGCAGAACCCTGGGAAATGAtgctctattcattaaatatatcataaaaaTAATGCCAAGTTCTAACTGTAAAGTTTAATTTGGATATCGCTATAAACTTGTAGTTTTGTGGCAGAAAGGTTTGCAGATCCAGAGAACCCTTATAAAATATACTTCCTGTCCTCTATATTGTTTGTAGGTAATGTAGTAGACCCTTGAGAGCCCTTGCATGATGGGTGTCCCGTGGACTGGGTTAATCCCATTAAGGCAGTGAACAGGTCAGTACACCGCAGAATGTgccaaaaaaaaggttaaaaaacatcaagtttaaaaaaaataaaaaacacgcggcggtcggccatcttggatcctttgttagcccagcggtatttggtcgtcgagtgcctggaactaaaatcggctactcgacggcacaaataccgctggacttccaagccgttctggagccccggtccttcgatAATGTGGTTCCCtaaagtcaatcggtagtttgaaagtAACTTAAACATATTGTtggtttcgtgcggcgttcggttatttatgctgggatctgagcggtactttcacgaaatgtgcgctcagaccccagctatctaccgaacgtccattcgtttaaatgtgattaatattataaaagttatgtatttctGTGTAAAATGTccgttctgctgcacggagggatactccacttaactgtatattctagtgggagtatccctctcgtacatcagtgcatgatgggagaaatgtccaggttgttaagttccccatgtagtccccaactgtacaacccctgtaatgtcagtagggaaaccccttgcatggggaatcccataaatactgtgacctgtgattaaaagctcagttgactcccagcctatgtgtcgtctagttcttgggaaggaaggattcttacaacgctaccgggattgctgtatgctgtatttatttgcctggattattttatgctgttcctgttacccagcggagatactgtggattataccacctctccgctacaattggcATTTAAACTACTTGGAAGTATTTCTATAATAATCATAGATTTACTTGGCACGTATGACAGACAAGATTTACAAATTTAAGGTGTCAAAGGAAACTGTTCAACCATGATAAGATACTGTAACAAAGTGAGAGTAATTTCTACATAAAatgaccaaaaaacaaacaaaacaaattgaGTTATAACCCAAGAATAAACAGTGCTACCAACCAaccagaaaataaattgtgtgcatgagtagtatataaaaatataaatgatttGATTGTGTTATATAAAAATCTAGTcattacttatttaaaaaaaaaattgtggctgTAGAACTTAGTTTGTTATGGTGCTAAGTTGGCCTGAACCTTTTGGCTGTGATTAGTTTCCGTCCTGCCTGCACCCTCAAATAGAACATGGGTAAGAAACCCAAGGAACCAAAACACCAAGGAAGGGGTTGCACCTTCACATGGTATCAGTGGTCTGGCTGTCTCTGTCTATCgaaatatttttatatctacaGATCATGAAATCTTTTAGCACTGTGGTCACAAAGTAACCATTCCATTACCTTCGCTTCCATTCCACGTCATCCCATGATGTGCTAAGTGATGATTTCTCTCCATCATTTTCTGTGCTGCTTCAAACAGTGACTCAAAATTTCCAGTAAAATATGGGTTAAATTGCAGAGACCTTTCCCTGCGTCTTTCTGAGCCTGAAAATGGGAAACCTAAACGCTGGATAGGGAACGGGTTCCATTGAGGTTCCAAGAAACTTCTATGGAAGGGACTATTAAACATCTGTCTCATTTGTCCAAAAGCTTTGATGCTATCCTGAAAGATCTTATCCACGCTGTCTTCCACAACGCTATAGCCATCCTCCAGATCTTCAAGGGTCATGTGCTGTTCCTCATCCTCCTTAGTGAGTGCGTCTATCTTCTCTCCATTAATCAGTATTGTAAACGGAGAAGATCTGTTTAAGAATTCTTCAAACTGCAATGAAATCATATAcatgagtaaataaaaaaaaaatacatgatcaCACATTATGCACTTATAATAGCTAATAACATCCAATATAGGAATATGTTGTTTTAACACTTCTCCAAGAATATAGTAGTATATGGAGCCACGAGGGACCATGCTCTTGGACCAAAGCATCAACAGTAATAAAACCACCAGAACTTCCTGATAGACGGAAACGTTTCCACGTCTAATGTGACATATATCAGGACAGAGTGTCACATCTTTTTTTATGGAAGAGTCAGGTTCTTGGGTGGTGCTCAATAGATGATTACTTTATCTCATTGCCCATGTGCAAGAAGATCTGTGGAGGATCCAATGATCTCACAGGATTTTCCATTAATCCCATTGGTTTACCAATAAAGGAATCTGACTGGTGACTAGATGGAAGAATTTCTGGAACGTATATATCCTTCTCCCAGGGCATCTCCATACTGCCAACATGTCCCCTGGGGGAGATCACAGCAAATAATATGGGACTACACAAGTGAGAAGGCTTCTTTCTGGGTGGTAGAATATTCATATACAACTTAACATTCCACCGTCcatactatctatctatatttcttCTTAGTCCTAGATCATTATTATCCACTCGGATTCTGTAATGCTATTTCCagtttatttactaagcagtTTAAATTTGGAATATAAATCTCTACGTGTAAATCCCCTTTTTAGCTCTTCTTGAAAAGGTTAATTTGAAGTTCCACACACTTGCCCAGTTACTCTGCTTGGTAACCTGACTGACACTGTGTGTCTACTGGGAACACACATATGGTATTATTGCCTGCAGGATTAACACCACAAGGCTGGCTCTTACCCCTAGCGCCATCTAGTAAATCCTTAGTGGCGTTGCACTCtctatggtttcctatggggggggggggggggggggattgatcTAATCACAGTCTTATTTTCCAGCCATTTTTTTTCTGCCAACTCAGAGAGTAATATTATTCTACTATTTTgcgacagcaaaaaaaaaattaaaccaattTCATGTAAATCTCCTTCTTAGAACTCACCTGGCGTCCTACAAGACCCGAACCGCTTCTACATGTTTTAGAGTAAAATCGTACACATGTCTGTTTGAGGCATGGTTTGCATTCCTCCCATAAGGCGAGCATGGTCTCATTGCAAACCTCCTGCTTCTCCGTAAGTTGCTGCTCTGAATCTAAAGCTTTTCTGAGAGCTTCCTGGGAATGACCACAGACAATGATAGAAAGAGATTGGAACAATAGATGAAGCAGATATATAGTGTTCAAACAGACCATGCATGCACCATCAATGTGTATTTACCGTGTACttactacacacatatacagtgtTCAAACAGACCATGCATGCACCATCAATGTATATTTACCATGTACttactacacacatatacaatgttCAAACAGACCATGCATGCACCATCAATGTATATTTACCGTGTACttactacatacatatacaatgttCCAACAGACCATGCATGCACCATCAATGTATATTTACCATGTACttactacacacatatacagtgtTCAAACAGACCATGCATGCACCATCAATGTGTATTTACCGTGTACttactacacacatatacagtgtTCAAACAGACCATGCATGCACCATCAATGTGTATTTACCGTGTACttactacacacatatacagtgtTCCAACAGACCATGCATGCACCATCAATGTGTATTTACCGTgtactacacacatatacagtgtTCAAACAGACCATGCATGCACCATCAATGTGTATTTACCGTGTACTtactacatacatatacagtgtTCAAACAGACCATGCATGCACCATCAATGTGTATTTACCGTGTACttactacatacatatacaatgttCAAACAGACCATGCATGCACCATCAATGTGTATTTACCGTGTACttactacatacatatacaatgttCAAACAGACCATGCATGCACCATCAATGTATATTTACCGTGTACttactacatacatatacaatgttCAAACAGACCATGAATGCACCATCAATGTATATTTACCGTGTACttactacacacatatacagtgtTCAAACAGACCATGCATGCACCATCAATGTATATTTACCGTGTACttactacacacatatacagtgtTCAAACAGACCATGCATGCACCATCAATGTGCATTTACCGTGTACttactacacacatatacagtgtTCAAACAGACCATGAATGCACCATCAATGTGTATTTACCGTGTACttactacatacatatacaatgttCAAACAGACCATGCATGCACCATCAATGTATATTTACCGTGTACttactacatacatatacaatgttCAAACAGACCATGAATGCACCATCAATGTATATTTACCGTGTACttactacacacatatacagtgtTCAAACAGACCATGCATGCACCATCAATGTATATTTACCGTGTACttactacacacatatacagtgtTCAAACAGACCATGCATGCACCATCAATGTGCATTTACCGTGTACttactacacacatatacagtgtTCAAACAGACCATGCATGCACCATCAATGTGTGTTTACCGTGTACTtactacatacatatacagtgtTCCAACAGAACATGcacatatggtatatatatatatattggatataCAGGGTAACAAAATACAACACATGCACTATACAACATCAAACCATATACATACTGTCTATAACCTCTGACGTGTGCATACAGATAATGCACGTGTATAGTATTGCACagaataaataaagataatatcAAGACAAAAGATAAGTAACTTTATGAGATATTAAATCTCAGATGTTTTCATTCCCGAAGTGTCACTGTAAGCACTCTAACCATTTCTTCTCATTGAATTGGCTATAGAGCCTGGTGTCCCTTGGCATTGTCCCTCCATTTGACTCCCTGGGTACATAAAGGCAGGCTACTAagtgtaatatagagagggtGCAGGACAGTTTGCTTAGTGCTACCCAATATCCAATATAGGCCTcaagttaatatttttggatacgcttttcaaattatttaatatttgtggaagaactttaaattgattttatattttaaaaaatatttttatatatttttatatgatatatttttgatattttaatattgttaaaaaaaattgttctgacaaaatatccaaacatattaaaacatttaaaaagcatatccaaaaatataaaaataccccaaagtaGTTTAATTTCACAGTTAAAAAGGACATTAATTAGTTGCATCAGTTTACACAGAACctgatttatataaaaaattactAGATTGCAACATATCTTAAATGAAAAGACACAAATAATCAGTTACTAATAATGCTATTACCTCTTTATTCTTTTTGGTTTCCTCCAGACTGCGCAGAATCTCCTGGTGTTCTTTCCC
This region of Pelobates fuscus isolate aPelFus1 chromosome 2, aPelFus1.pri, whole genome shotgun sequence genomic DNA includes:
- the CLU gene encoding clusterin, giving the protein MTAFPVFLLGLLLGLSESLLSPEQLKDMSVQGSKYITEQFENAINGVKNMKVLMDNTGKEHQEILRSLEETKKNKEEALRKALDSEQQLTEKQEVCNETMLALWEECKPCLKQTCVRFYSKTCRSGSGLVGRQFEEFLNRSSPFTILINGEKIDALTKEDEEQHMTLEDLEDGYSVVEDSVDKIFQDSIKAFGQMRQMFNSPFHRSFLEPQWNPFPIQRLGFPFSGSERRRERSLQFNPYFTGNFESLFEAAQKMMERNHHLAHHGMTWNGSEGNATDGKMVCRELRRNSAGCLKLQEKCEKCKEILAIDCSGIDPVQQHLKDTFMDSVRLAEKFTKQYDDQLQEFRDKMLNTTGLLERLNQQFGWVSKLANMTQNEKNGIFQIATVYSKTKSGEDPSDTKVTVKLFDHDPFTFMVPGDIPMEDPKFGELVAAEALKRYKTEVIEAA